Below is a window of Ahaetulla prasina isolate Xishuangbanna chromosome 1, ASM2864084v1, whole genome shotgun sequence DNA.
TCAAccacttgggccacttcctgctGACCCACCTGCTCCTGGACCGGCTGAAGCGCTGCGCCCCGAGCCGGGTTATAATTCTGTCCTCAAGTGCACACATGTTTGGGAAGATTGACTTTCGGACCATCCACAAGCCGGTGGAGGGAATGTGGAAAGCTCTACGTTCGTACGGTAGCAGCAAACTAGCCAACATTCTCCACGCGAGAGAGTTAGCCAAGCGGCTGGAAGGAACCGATGTTGCCTGCTACGCGGTTCATCCAGGTGAGTGGAAGTCCGGCTCCAAGGTGCCCCAGGTGGAGCCCCCCCCTCCATCCGTATGGGGCTCTGCCAGGCATTTCTCTCCAACTGGGAGCTCCCTCCACCCCTTCTGCAGAAAGACCCCAGGAGTTTCCTCCATCAAGCTCAGCTGGCGAGGGAGAGGTCTCCCACCTTCCCAGGTTCAGAATCCTAGGACCTTAGAgtgggaagggcccttggaggtcttctagtccaacccactgcctaaGGCAGGGATGAGACTCTCCCCAGTCTTTTACTCTTCTTCTGCCTTTtccgctccttccttcctcctcctcctctcctcctctcctcctcctcttcctcctcctccttttattcCTCCTGCCCCCCCCAACTACTCCTctgccttctcttcctcctcatctccACAAACCCATTCCCTTTTAACATtaagttacccagttgggtaatcaaacatctgcaagaaaagaaggaagctcagagaccaccaaagacccGCCaagctcctcttcctcctctgtcctccatcctcctcttcacaaacctcactcccttctagcactgatgatgtaacctagctgGGTGATGAAACTTCAACACTTCaacaacctgagctacaaatattttatacattattatttaatattatttgctTGTATTAGCCATCCCACTGCAATGGATTCATGTGTTCAAAGCAGCATGCaggctctctcacacacacacacaaaatcacatACACACCATTAGCGCTCAATGTCAGCTCTTGGTGTTCTGAAAAATTTTCTGTGTTGCCCAAATGGCCCATGATTCCTGgggaggcgggagggagggagaggtgcTGTGCGAAGGGGTCATACAGGATCTCGACTCCTCCCCATCTGGGCAACTGGAGCAAGTTGGAGTATTTGTGCAAGTATTTGAATGTTGTGggctcctgggtgctctctgagctgggtggttttcttgcagatgtttcattacccgacTAGGTGACATTATCAGAATCGGCAGATTTCTGGACAGACTGAAATTTAAGATGCCAGGAGCTGACAGGATGAATCCTTAGTGATGCTGGGGGAGCAACCAGATCCAGAGAGTCCTTTaaatcctgtttgtttgttttttcacttccTTTTGCTCCTCAGTAGAAAACGAGCATTCCTGCCAGTCGAGGTGGAGACTTTTCACCCTGCATTCTTAGAATTATTTTCAccctgcatgattaaaaattatggGAGGCCAAAGGAAGGATTTGTTCAGAAGGGCTGAGCTACTTTTCTATCTCTTTCTGGAGCCTTCCAGCCGATCCTGGGCACGGAGGGTCCTGGCAGCCAGAAGGCTGGGTATCGTGGCCTGAAACAGGGGCAGGATTGTTCCTCTGTCTACGGAGATtttccgtcatccaggtcagggttgtcccaaaggtgcttttttcaagaggcaactggactttctggtttttttgctttgaagatatttcgcttctcatccaagaagcttcttcagctctgaccggatgatggggaacggaaggatttctactccttgcaggcagctggttatttgcatccttttagagcagtggttctcaacctttatagtgctttatagtcctttcatacaattccccacgatgtggcgaccccaaccgtaaaattatttttttttaggcagcgatctcagcgcacctcagcagccgcagaaggggggggggaagcggcaaactgtgtttttttaaatttatcgcgcctgaagccgtattggctagcgatctgaactgcttgcgattgccttgaggacggaggcattaaagcggagactcctcccctattaagtttatcgcggctgaagccagattaggctagtgattgggagtgattaaagctggcttgagagggagacatcagagcaaagatttctctcttttttaattcatcgcacctgaagccgaattcggctagcgatttgaagagcctgcagctggcttgtggggtcaaccattggagcacgattcttcgactcgcaagtatacttcccatatttccgatggtcttaggcgacccctggcaaatcgtcattcgacccccaacggggtcgcgacccacaggttgagaaccgctgttttagagggtctttgAGGTCCCTTGGAGATTTCTCCAAGTGTTTTCTGCTCTATGTTATCATCCTGcaaccaagaaggctccacacccatttgcaccactcaggtgaccctgaggacaccgacaaacctccaggtggcctcaacgaccctctaaaaggatgaaaatgaccagctgtctgcaaggaatgtaaatccttcccttctccaccatcctctcagagctgaagaaccttcttggacggcaagtgaaacatcttcaaagaaaaaccagaaagtccagttgcctcctaaaaaagcccctttgggtttGTTCCTGTGGGCTTTGAGGCTCTGAAATTACTGGATGGgggcctcctcctccccccaccccaatgatTGCAGATACTCATTATGGACAACCTAGTTTTCTGCCATATGGAAGCAAGAAAAGAATAACAGGGAAGGAATAACTTCCCCACAGTTGTTTCACGTTTACACCCACATCTTCTAACCAACTCGGGGAAAAGACAGAAAAGTCATTATACAGGGACTCTGGGCCACTGTAACCGTCGTAGATATGAGTCAATTGTGCCAAGTGgctgaaatttgatcatgtgacccttggGGATGATGcatcagttgtaagtgtgaaaaataagttacttttttcaatgccattttaactttgaatggtcgctaaagaaaaatatgataagtTGTGGACTGCCTGTATTAGCCAACTAATTCCTATGGATTCGTGTGTGCAACCACACACAGATATATGCACTATTTTAACCAACTCAGGGAACAGACAGATGATTATGTAATATTATCTATTTGAATCTATTAGCCACACAATGAAAATGGATTCAGATGTACAATGCAGCGCACacgtgttcacacacacacaaacaaactccCTTTGCACCATTGCCCACTCACTTCAGCGTTGGgtcttccaaaaaatatttagaagttGCCCCAAGGCTGCCAAAGGGCAGTAGTAGGTTTCAAATCCcctcgctaccggttcactcgtgaaTGCTCATGTGTGCGcacaatgcttctgtgcatgctcagaaacatccggatgggtgggcggagccttccacctGTCACCTTTGGAAGCCattctaggccggaagcttctgtgctgccactttctcatgtgtaggAAAATAGGAGCTGGGATTTAGTAGAGGagcccattagacataataacattcttcctgccagtcaaggccaggccagtcctgcagctggagaaggaCTGATGTCTCGaaatgggatggttggcgattggagcatgtgatcggcagaggagtcaggGGGTGGTTTTGGAGTTTTGGTTtgaccactgctaccagttcacccgaactgggatGAACTGGTGGCCACCCACCACTACCAAAGGGGCAACAGGGGTTGTGCGAAGGGTTCATTCGGGATCTTCTCCTCCATCTGGGTCACCTTGAGAGGTGCTTCCTTCCGTCCTGGGCTGTTCACACAACCAACTCTCTTTTGCTTTCAGGATCTGTTAGAACTGAACTTGGTCGCTCTTTTTTACGGTGGGTATTTCGGGTGTTTGGGTTCATGAAGCTGTTTAGACGAGATTGTGATGCTGGCGCTCAGACGACCATCTACTGTGCCACTGAGGAGGGCATCGAGAGGCTGACCGGGAGATATTTCGTGGACTGCCGGCCGAAGGTACCCTGGCCACAAGCCcatgatgaccagctggccaagAAGCTCTGGGAATTCAGTGAGAGGCTGCTGGGACTGACCACTTAAGACgggaagagacagagacagagtttGGGGTCACCGAAAGCTGGCATCCTATTAACCTGGAAGATCAAACTGCAGGGAATCTGGAAACTTCCGAGAGGTTGTGGTGTGGCTGAGACAACCGTTGAATttccaagaacttaaaaaactggAAAGTGTTGTGGGGTTTGTCGTGGAGAGTTGCTAAGCATTGGCCATaagaatcttttaaataaaaaaataactctaTCAAGTTGTTGGTCTCTGTTTTCTCcaccagtgctggaagggaggggagcttgccaggaggaggaagaggacgagtCTTGCAGAGATTTCATAAGCCAACTTGTAGTGGCCTGTAGGCCGCCCTTCCAGCagtcaaatcagaggaggaggtatgggagtcaggatcagcttcagggcaacctgagagctctgagggggaagagggaatggagctggcagagagagagagagagaggcgaagcctgggccatccatcagccctccgatggagagtcaacagcccccaggtctggaggtggctgatgaggaagaggaggagcagctggGTCCAGTGTCTGATGTgccgatgcacagaaggcagaggagaggagagcagtggaaatctatgggccggcccttgggacggaagagccaccactgctagtgaaGCTCTACCCCAGCCCTAGGAATAAAAGGCAGGGCATGGAGATGAGTAGGTGTggtagacaactattcatctccctgcctgacagtcttgttagcctgctgtgagaCAGAAACTTTTTGCTGCTGGAGCTCCTAATAAGGAAGCGTTGATTGATTACAGAggatttgtcatgtttggggagctgggtcagaacacaactAGATAATGTCAGAAGGCAGTGgcatttgctctctgtttaccTACAGTGGGGTTTTCCTCTTGGTATTGCCTTGATTAGGCTGCTGTTTACTGTGAAGCCATTGGTGAGCCACTTGTAGATAAACAGAGAGAAAATCCCccttccttctagcattgatgctgttacctagttgggtgatgaaatgtctacaaggaaagagatcagagagcacctaggaccccacagcccacctcctcctcctcctcctcctttagaaTTCACTTCTAGTTGTACCTGGATATTGTCCAACAGCAATTTTGGCTCCTTGTGAAAACAGACCTCCGGAAGGTAGCTACCTACTTcattctacaggtaatcctcgacttttgaccacaacggagcccaaaatttctgttgctaagcgagacagctgctCATTGAGTTTtcctccattttatgacatttcttgccccaGCTGttgactgaatcactgcagttgttaacttagtaacacagttgttaagtgaagctttccttatgtgtctaatcacacttggccaataaaaattctattctattctattctattctattctattctattctattctattctattctattctattctgttctgttctgttctgttctgttctgttctgttctgttctgttctgttctgttctaaaattcatcagtgaaacaacttgcctccagaagttgtatatgctccaacactggaagtgtttaagaagagattggataaccatgtgATGCAATTAACACTTAaccgtggcaaaaaggtcatcaaACTTGCcacaattcacttcacaactgcctGGCTTAGCCATGGGAATTCAGGTCCcaaattgcagtcgtaagtcgaggactacttgcacttGCAACCTATGGAGGAATTTTTGACCCGGGCAACTCAAAATGAAAAAgacctcccccaccaccaccacttgaAGATCTGCAAAAGACCCGCTGCCTCATTGCTACAATTTCAGGCTACATGAACCAAACGGTTTAATTCCCAGTTCTGGAAGGAACCTCAAAGGTCATCTGTCCAACCCTgccaaccccactcccttctagcacggatgacattacctagtaaggtaatgaaatgtctcgaGGGATGGGAAGAAGTAGCCCTTTTCAAGACTAGAAAAAAAAAGGCCAGGATGGAAAAAAGAGAGACCAGCAACTGGAAGgagtttctttctttatttaaagGTTTCTTATGGCTGCCCACCTTCAAAATCAACACTGGgcggacttccggtggctccgcggaTCGTTGATGGTGGTCTTTTGCAGACCGCCAGTCCCGTGATCTCGTAAAGCCGCtcagacagcgaaaatcagctgtctggcggcttggAAGCCTTCCCCTTGGGTGAGGCTTAAGGGAGGGAGCTCCTTCATTAGCCCGGAAAAAGGCTCCGGATGATCAGGAGGCGCCTCTGCCTTGTGCACAGCCAAACGTCGCGTCCACATCTGCGTTCAATTTTGGATTATAAATGGATTTCTACGCAGACGGAGCAAAACCAGAAATATTGGCAGTTGCAAGTTAAAATTTTAACTCCCCAGTTTGTGGATATGACGTATGAtcggagaagaagaaaggaaatggtgtcTTTGTAACAAGGccatgaaagtgaaagttaaggaagctTTCACTAATGGTGCTGGCGTTGATTTTACAGTAAGAAGTTAAAGCAAAGAGGAGTATAAATAGACTTATTTAATCCAATTACATTGTTAAAGAGAGGATTGGAAGATTTACTgaatttttactttttctttcctttttctttttttctttcctttggacTTTGTAGAATAAAGTTAAGGagaaatggcttctaagcaaacAGAGTTAAGTGTTGCTAAGAACGTTGAAAGAAGACATGAAAGAATATTTAAAAGCTCTTCTAAAAGAAGTTTTTGAGTTTCAGACTTCGGTAATAGACCAAAAGTTTAGTGAAATTGAAAAAGATGGAAGAAActaatcaaattaatttggatttgcaaaagaaaatagaagaggcCCAGAGGGAACAAAACAATTTGCATTTGAAATACAAAATAGAGGAAGTACAGTCTAAGGTTTTCTAGGAGAGGTGCTAACTGCctacaatattatataaaataactaTCTTTGGCACATATAGGAATCTTTGGCAGCAGTGCACGGGTGCACATTCCCAAAACAATTATGACAGCCAAAGGCAAGGAAATTGATAGGTTATCGATCAGGATCAAAGGCATATATATTTACAGATGGGACGCAAAAACATTATTATTTCACATTCTGCAAATTTTTCTGAACATGAGGATTGGGAAGAGTACATGACAATACTGAAATTCTTGTTCCTCTTAGTCGCAGGTCGCCAATAACTGAACATTCACACAGGCAAATTAAACAGAAATCCGAGCGAGGCTGAGGGCCTGAGAATAGctcagagcaggggtccccaacctttcggacctcagggaccactaaatcataattttaaatcccgtggaccactaatatgatctgcctaatgactggctgggtgggcgtggttaggtggtcatgtgactgggtgggcgtggccaactcaatgtcactcatgtcaaggggcgcctcaccagcccctcccctcccaggcactcctcccctccccgcccgggctccttagggccccaacaggaagcagttgttggagctaagcagccaccatgagaaatagttggcaaaatagctcagttcaaactggatctgaccgagaaggaggcttagcagaagcacctcactgaggactatgagcataggctttccaagcagagggaagacctgcctctgaagggagtgcaaggccagatgcCGGTGCCTGGAGAcccagcaggctgagatggtcagccagttccaggccatgatgcagtcccactggaacaaggccctctttgccaccagcggtgcttccctccagtcttcgcccaaagccctgcaccaggaggctgaagcagaccccaagtcagaatttctcccccTCCTGACCCGtagaaaaagaccccgaagggggagactctgctgcaacacaaacattcattgcacgtatctgcccCAGGGGCTATAGTTTGATGACTTCTgattttaatgcaatataaaataatgtaaataatttttctgcggaccaccaaaattttctcgcggaccaccagtggtccacggactaccagttggtgaccgctggctcAGAGGAATTTTTGGAGAGTGAGATTCCAGTGAAACGGGAATATTTTATTCAAGGAGGTCTGAAAGAGTAAACAAAGGAGACCCTCCAGAAAGATTCACAGTTGATGAAGTAAAAAGCGTGCAACCATTTTTACGATTGTTATAAATTATATACGGTACTTTTCAGAgtgtaagatgcacttcccctaaaagagggtggaaatgttggtgcgtcttatacaccaaatacagccatttttggcttcccgaAACCCCGCCCTGCGGCgtcccatttttatttattttattttattttttattattcatatttgtataccgccctatctcccgaaggactcagggcggttcacaggcaaataaaacattcatatacacattaaaataaccattaaaaaacttattctaatgccaaattttaaaatataaatattaaaacccatttaaaaccccaataaatttaaaatctaggccagtcctgcacagatgaataaatgtgtcttgagctcacgacggaaggttcggaggtccggaagttgtgagtcctggggagttcgttccagagggtgggagcccccacagagaaggcccttcccctgggcgtcgccagacggcactgcctagctgacggcaccctgaggagtccctctctgtgagagcgcacgggttggtgagaggtattaggtagcagtaggcggtcccgtagatagatagatttttgccaaaaacaggcccgtttttcacaaaaactggatgcgcagagggtttgggaggcctgcagagtgctcctgggggctggggagggcaaaaactaatttttttcttgttttcctctttgaaatcttggtgcatcttatactccggtgcgtcttaatagtctgaaaaatatggtacttccaatcaataaataataataataataataatattttaatttatagaccgcccttctcccggaggactcagggcggtgaacagccagttaaaatacaaaacaaacccatacaataattaaaaactacccctaaaaaacttattcaattggccaagctaaaatacaattacaccctataaaatcactaaaatttaaaaaccccaataaatttaaaatctaggccagtcctgcacagatgaataaatgtgtcttgagctcacgacggaaggttcggaggtccggaagttgacggagtcctggggggagttcgttccagagggtgggagcccccacagagaaggcccttcccctgggcgtcgccagacggcactgcctagctgacggcaccctggggagtccctctctgtgagagcgcacgggttggtgagaggtattaggtagcagtaggcggtcccgtagatagatagatttttgccaaaaacaggcccgtttttcacaaaaactggatgcgcagagggtttgggaggcctgcagagtgctcctgggggctggggagggcaaaaactaatttttttcttgttttcctctttgaaatcttggtgcatcttatactccggtgcgtcttaatagtctgaaaaatatggtacttccaatcaataaataataataataataataatattttaatttatagaccgcccttctcccgaaggactcagggcggtgaacagccagttaaaatacaaaacaaacccatacaataattaaaaactacccctaaaaaacttattcaattggccaagctaaaatacaattacaccctataaaatcactaaaatttaaaaaccccaataaaaccatttaaaagtttttaaaagttaagccagtccagcaagatgaaacaaataggttttaagttcgtggcgaaaggtcctaaggttgggcagttgtcggagtccagggggaagctcgttccacagggtaggagcgacattgtttggctgacggcaccctaaggagaccctctctgtgagaacgcaccggtcgttgggagattgaagccggcagaagacggtcccataagtatcccggtcctaagccatgaagcgctttaaaggtcgtcaccaataccttgaagcgcacccggaagaccacaggtagccagtgcagtctgcgcaggataggtgttacgtgggagctccgtgacgctccctcaataacccgcgcagctgcattctggactaactggagtctccgagtgctcttcaaggggagccacatgtagagagcattgcagtagttcaggcgagaagtaacgagagcatgagtgactgtgcatagggcatcccggtccaggaagggacgcaactggcagatcaggcgaacctgataaaaagctctcctggagacggtcgtcaaatgatcttccaaagacaaccgcccatccaggagcacgcccaagttgcgcaccctctccatcggggccaaattggaaataaatcaaTACTTCCAAAATTACCTGGAAGTATTAAATTTATCTCCAGAAGaacaaaagaaatggaaagaagctatggatcagaggtgggtttcagcaggttctgaccagttctggagaaccggtagcggaaattttgagtagttcggagaaccggtagtaaaaattctgactgcccccatctattctctgtctcccgagtcccagttgatcaggaggaaatggggattttgcagtaaccttcccctgccacacccaccaagccacgcccaccaagccacacccacagaaccagtagtaaaaaaatttgaaacccgccactgctaTGGATGAAGAGATGTTGTCTATGCAGAAGAAAACAAGTTTTCCTTCCAATGAGGTTaccagaaggagaaaagaaagatgttCATTAGGACTAAGTGTTTGTGCTTACATTGAGGAGTGAAACCGTAAGACTAGCTTTAACCTTGGCACCATCGGAAACTTATAAGGtgcatccatggaatccttctc
It encodes the following:
- the LOC131188595 gene encoding dehydrogenase/reductase SDR family member 13-like is translated as MILDLGSLNSVRAFAQTFLESEPRLDILINNAGVFQAGQTADGFDQAFQVNHLGHFLLTHLLLDRLKRCAPSRVIILSSSAHMFGKIDFRTIHKPVEGMWKALRSYGSSKLANILHARELAKRLEGTDVACYAVHPGSVRTELGRSFLRWVFRVFGFMKLFRRDCDAGAQTTIYCATEEGIERLTGRYFVDCRPKVPWPQAHDDQLAKKLWEFSERLLGLTT